Proteins encoded within one genomic window of Mesorhizobium sp. AR10:
- the lpxD gene encoding UDP-3-O-(3-hydroxymyristoyl)glucosamine N-acyltransferase: MTDPVFFAPSRRYTAGEVANLTGSMLVDSDLSHISIEALAPANEGGENALVFVDGKRNLALMQSLSAAAVLCPADFVSKAPAGIAVLVHPRPQQAFAMVGRLLFPAAATPGPMTSETGVSPHAHVDPSARVEAGAIIEAGAIIGPRASIGSGTVIAPNAVIGPSSQIGRDGYIGPGASVQYALIGNRVIIHGGARIGQDGFGFVAGAKGPERVPQIGRVIIQDDVEIGSNTTVDRGAMSDTIIGQGTKIDNLVQIAHNVRIGRNCIVAGLSGISGSVTVGDNVTMGGGVGLADHLTIGAGAKLAARSGFMSNVPAGEIWGGYPAQPMAEAMREIAMLRKLARTRKQGDGGNG, encoded by the coding sequence ATGACCGATCCGGTGTTCTTCGCGCCCTCACGCCGGTATACGGCTGGCGAAGTCGCGAATCTGACCGGCTCGATGCTTGTCGATTCCGACCTGTCCCACATATCGATCGAGGCCTTGGCCCCGGCAAACGAAGGCGGCGAGAATGCGCTCGTTTTCGTCGACGGCAAGCGCAACCTCGCGCTGATGCAATCCCTGAGCGCAGCGGCGGTTCTCTGTCCCGCCGATTTTGTAAGCAAGGCGCCGGCCGGGATTGCGGTACTCGTCCATCCGCGCCCGCAACAGGCTTTCGCGATGGTCGGACGCCTTCTTTTCCCGGCGGCAGCGACGCCTGGGCCGATGACCAGCGAAACCGGGGTCTCGCCGCATGCTCATGTCGATCCGTCGGCGCGTGTCGAGGCCGGCGCCATCATCGAGGCCGGCGCCATCATCGGCCCCCGCGCTTCCATTGGCAGCGGAACCGTCATTGCCCCCAATGCCGTTATCGGCCCCTCAAGCCAGATTGGCCGCGACGGCTACATTGGTCCAGGCGCCAGCGTTCAGTATGCCCTGATCGGCAACCGCGTCATCATCCACGGCGGCGCCAGGATAGGCCAGGACGGCTTCGGTTTCGTGGCTGGCGCCAAGGGTCCCGAGCGTGTCCCGCAGATCGGCCGTGTCATCATCCAGGATGACGTCGAGATTGGCTCGAACACAACGGTCGATCGCGGCGCCATGTCGGACACGATCATCGGCCAGGGCACCAAGATCGACAATCTGGTGCAGATCGCCCATAACGTTCGCATCGGCCGCAATTGCATAGTGGCCGGACTTTCGGGTATTTCCGGTTCGGTAACTGTAGGCGACAACGTCACCATGGGCGGCGGCGTCGGTCTTGCCGATCATTTGACCATAGGGGCAGGGGCCAAGCTTGCCGCGAGAAGTGGATTCATGAGCAACGTCCCTGCCGGCGAGATCTGGGGAGGCTATCCGGCGCAGCCGATGGCGGAAGCCATGCGCGAGATTGCCATGCTGCGCAAGCTGGCCAGGACGCGCAAGCAGGGCGACGGAGGAAATGGCTAA
- the bamA gene encoding outer membrane protein assembly factor BamA, translated as MKAASKFLSAASAVAMSAALVVPGALAVQFVATSSAEAAVVSRVEVSGNQRVDADTIRNYVTIKPGKAFSSSDIDDAVKALFGTGLFSDVQINQVGSALVIKVSEYQVVNQVLFQGNKKLKDNALAAAVQLKPRGTFSQAALDADVEAVKAAYSRIGRDDAAVTTQIMDLGDNRVNVVFNINEGGRTQIASINFVGNSAYSSRRLSDVIATKRSTWLSFVLRDDVYDDDKLRADQELLRRFYYNHGYADFQVVSAVGELDDTTNKYTVTITVQEGERYTFGDVSVESTIPEVDGNSLQSVVQTHKGDVYNAKDVEDSIIALTEKVAGSGYAFAQVTPRGDRNFENHTISVVYTIDQGTKAYIERIEIRGNDRTRDYVIRREFDVSEGDAFNQVLIQRAKKRLEALNYFEKVEISTVPGAQPDQVVLVVDVVEKSTGEFSVGAGYSTGGDTAGPSVEGSITERNFLGRGQFIKVSAGGGKNSRDYSLSFTEPYFLGRRIAAGFDIFQQTRNYDHYDSETLGATVRFGLPITDNISTQLAYNIAQEKYKLDDGCDDNPAVPGNAPGDGIPDADCDVSQAIVEGIADSPWIKSSVSLGLVYNTIDDMKNPHDGIYANVTTEVAGLGGDAQFVKVTGRTSVYQTLSEQLDLVGLVSGGAGHIEGYGDDGLRIFDHFQSSDRMIRGFAYGGIGPVAVGTSGDHLGGTTYFNASAEAQFPLPVIPESFGLRGAVFADAATLYGSKVDASLVNQSTVDMQLRASVGVGLMWASPFGPIRIDYAIPVKKEATDDVQEFNFGISTRF; from the coding sequence ATGAAGGCAGCATCCAAGTTTTTGAGCGCCGCGTCCGCGGTGGCCATGTCCGCCGCGCTGGTTGTACCAGGCGCGCTCGCAGTTCAGTTCGTTGCCACATCCTCGGCCGAGGCGGCTGTCGTCAGCAGAGTGGAAGTCAGCGGCAACCAGCGTGTCGACGCCGACACCATCCGCAACTACGTCACAATCAAGCCGGGCAAGGCCTTCTCCAGCTCCGATATCGATGATGCGGTCAAGGCGCTGTTCGGCACCGGGCTGTTCTCGGATGTTCAGATCAACCAGGTCGGTTCGGCGCTGGTCATCAAGGTTTCCGAATACCAGGTCGTCAACCAGGTCCTGTTCCAGGGCAACAAGAAGCTCAAGGACAATGCCCTTGCGGCTGCGGTCCAGTTGAAGCCGCGCGGTACGTTCTCACAGGCAGCGCTCGATGCCGACGTCGAGGCGGTCAAGGCCGCTTACAGCCGAATTGGCCGCGACGATGCCGCTGTGACCACGCAGATCATGGATCTTGGCGACAACCGCGTGAACGTGGTCTTCAACATCAACGAAGGCGGCCGCACCCAGATCGCTTCGATCAATTTCGTCGGCAACAGTGCCTATTCGAGCCGCCGTCTGTCCGATGTCATCGCCACCAAGCGCTCGACCTGGCTTTCGTTCGTGCTGCGTGACGACGTCTATGACGACGACAAGCTGCGCGCCGACCAGGAGCTGCTGCGGCGTTTCTATTACAATCACGGCTATGCCGACTTCCAGGTTGTTTCCGCGGTCGGCGAGCTCGACGACACCACGAACAAGTACACGGTCACCATCACCGTGCAGGAAGGCGAGCGTTACACATTCGGTGATGTCAGCGTCGAGAGCACGATCCCTGAGGTCGACGGCAATTCGCTGCAGTCGGTGGTCCAGACGCACAAGGGCGACGTCTACAACGCCAAGGATGTCGAGGACAGCATCATCGCCCTGACCGAGAAGGTCGCGGGGTCGGGCTATGCCTTCGCCCAGGTGACGCCGCGTGGCGACCGCAATTTCGAGAATCACACCATTTCTGTTGTCTATACGATCGATCAAGGCACCAAGGCCTATATCGAGCGCATCGAGATTCGCGGCAACGATCGGACGCGCGACTATGTCATTCGCCGCGAATTCGACGTCAGCGAAGGCGACGCTTTCAACCAGGTTCTCATCCAGCGCGCGAAGAAGCGGCTGGAAGCCCTCAATTATTTTGAAAAAGTCGAAATTTCGACCGTGCCCGGCGCCCAGCCCGATCAGGTTGTGCTGGTGGTCGACGTGGTCGAGAAGTCGACCGGCGAGTTCTCGGTCGGCGCCGGCTATTCGACCGGTGGTGATACAGCGGGTCCATCGGTTGAAGGATCGATTACCGAGCGCAACTTCCTCGGTCGCGGCCAGTTCATCAAGGTTTCGGCGGGCGGCGGCAAGAATTCGCGCGACTACAGCCTCTCCTTCACCGAACCCTATTTCCTCGGACGGCGCATTGCCGCCGGCTTCGACATATTCCAGCAGACCCGCAACTACGACCACTACGACAGCGAAACGCTGGGCGCGACCGTTCGCTTCGGCCTGCCGATCACCGACAACATCTCGACGCAGCTGGCGTACAATATCGCTCAGGAGAAGTACAAACTCGACGACGGTTGCGATGACAATCCTGCTGTCCCGGGCAACGCACCTGGCGACGGGATTCCTGACGCAGACTGCGACGTGTCCCAAGCTATCGTTGAGGGAATTGCGGATAGCCCTTGGATTAAATCGTCGGTCAGCCTCGGCCTGGTCTACAACACCATCGACGATATGAAGAACCCGCATGACGGCATTTATGCCAACGTCACCACGGAAGTGGCGGGCCTCGGCGGCGACGCCCAATTCGTCAAGGTCACGGGACGCACGAGCGTCTACCAGACCTTGTCCGAGCAGTTGGACCTGGTCGGCCTGGTTTCGGGCGGCGCTGGGCATATAGAGGGCTACGGCGACGATGGCCTGCGCATCTTTGACCATTTCCAGAGCAGCGACCGCATGATCCGAGGCTTCGCCTATGGCGGCATCGGCCCGGTCGCCGTAGGCACCAGTGGCGATCATCTCGGCGGCACGACCTATTTCAATGCCTCGGCAGAGGCCCAGTTCCCGCTGCCGGTCATCCCGGAAAGCTTTGGCCTGCGCGGCGCGGTGTTTGCCGATGCGGCAACGCTGTACGGCAGCAAGGTCGATGCTTCCTTGGTCAATCAGTCGACGGTCGACATGCAATTGCGTGCCTCGGTCGGCGTCGGCCTGATGTGGGCATCGCCCTTTGGTCCGATCCGCATCGACTACGCGATCCCGGTCAAGAAGGAAGCGACCGACGACGTGCAGGAATTCAACTTCGGCATATCGACCCGCTTCTGA
- the rseP gene encoding RIP metalloprotease RseP, whose translation MNEFLHAIFSTEGFVLGTLVPFLFVLTVVVFVHEMGHYLVGRWCGIGVKAFSIGFGPELFGFNDSHGTRWKLCAIPLGGYVKFVGDMNATSSQPSSEDLETLTDAERKVAFHTQPIWKRAATVFAGPLFNFLLTIAVFAVLFSAYGRYVAEPMVAQVTAESPAAKAGILPGDRFVAVDGNKVETFADVQRLVSGRGGDAITFTMLRDGKEITVIATPELMEQTDALGNKIKLAVIGVVNNKELGQPRLITYSPAGALAAAVEETGHIIQRTGQFLQRFVIGREDKCQLGGPVKIADMAGKAAKLGFEWLVQLVALLSVGIGILNLLPIPPLDGGHLLFYGVEAVIRRPVSERMMEMAYRAGMILVLGFMGFVFWNDLFGC comes from the coding sequence TTGAACGAGTTTCTTCACGCGATCTTCAGCACGGAAGGCTTCGTCCTCGGCACACTGGTGCCTTTCCTGTTCGTGCTGACCGTGGTCGTGTTCGTCCACGAAATGGGTCATTACCTCGTTGGCCGCTGGTGTGGCATCGGCGTGAAAGCCTTTTCGATCGGTTTTGGTCCCGAACTCTTCGGTTTCAACGACAGCCACGGCACGCGCTGGAAACTCTGCGCCATACCGCTTGGCGGCTACGTCAAATTCGTCGGCGACATGAACGCCACGTCGAGTCAGCCCAGCTCGGAAGACTTGGAGACGCTGACCGACGCGGAGCGCAAGGTCGCCTTCCACACGCAGCCGATCTGGAAACGCGCGGCGACGGTGTTTGCCGGGCCGCTGTTCAATTTCCTGCTGACGATCGCCGTCTTTGCCGTGCTGTTTTCCGCCTATGGCCGCTATGTCGCGGAGCCGATGGTGGCACAGGTCACAGCTGAAAGCCCGGCGGCCAAGGCCGGCATTTTGCCAGGCGACCGATTCGTCGCCGTCGACGGCAACAAGGTCGAAACCTTTGCCGACGTCCAGCGCCTGGTTTCAGGCCGCGGCGGCGACGCCATCACCTTCACCATGCTGCGCGACGGCAAGGAAATCACCGTCATCGCGACGCCGGAGCTGATGGAGCAGACGGATGCGCTTGGCAACAAGATCAAGCTGGCCGTGATCGGTGTCGTCAACAACAAGGAACTCGGTCAGCCCCGGTTGATCACCTACAGCCCGGCCGGTGCGCTGGCGGCAGCAGTCGAGGAAACCGGCCACATCATCCAGCGTACGGGTCAGTTCCTGCAGCGTTTCGTCATCGGCCGCGAAGACAAGTGCCAGCTTGGCGGCCCGGTGAAGATAGCCGACATGGCAGGCAAGGCTGCAAAACTGGGCTTCGAATGGCTCGTACAACTCGTTGCCTTGCTGTCGGTCGGCATAGGGATTCTCAACCTTTTGCCGATTCCCCCTCTCGACGGCGGCCATCTCCTGTTCTACGGCGTGGAGGCCGTCATCCGGCGGCCGGTGTCGGAACGGATGATGGAAATGGCCTATCGGGCCGGCATGATTCTGGTGCTGGGCTTCATGGGGTTCGTTTTCTGGAACGATCTGTTTGGGTGCTGA
- a CDS encoding phosphatidate cytidylyltransferase — translation MSNLQLRVVSAVVLAAIALGLTWLGGLSFRLLCAAMSAVIFYEWTRMSRPVAATGLGLLPEALLLVFVGALVAGLPAAWLLPLVIALVVITAVSAQIRATTQWDASGLAYAAVSGLSLALLRDGDRSGLVAILFLFAVVWATDIFAYFVGRAVGGPKLAPSISPGKTRSGALGGAAGGVIAGLLLAAAAGAGNLGVLGLVALVLSIVSQAGDLFESWVKRRHGRKDSGVLIPGHGGVMDRVDGLVAAALALYVIGWISATADHPAQGLFPA, via the coding sequence ATGAGCAATCTTCAGCTTCGCGTTGTTTCGGCTGTCGTTTTGGCCGCCATCGCCCTTGGTCTGACCTGGCTGGGCGGGCTGTCGTTCCGCTTGCTTTGCGCCGCCATGTCGGCAGTGATCTTCTATGAATGGACGCGCATGTCCCGGCCCGTCGCCGCTACCGGGCTCGGCTTGCTGCCGGAAGCGCTGCTTCTGGTTTTCGTCGGTGCCCTGGTTGCCGGCTTGCCGGCGGCATGGTTGCTCCCCCTTGTCATAGCCTTGGTCGTCATCACCGCTGTCAGCGCTCAAATACGCGCGACGACGCAGTGGGATGCGTCCGGCCTTGCCTATGCCGCCGTTTCCGGTCTTTCGCTGGCGCTGTTGCGCGACGGCGACCGCTCCGGACTGGTGGCGATCCTGTTCCTGTTCGCGGTGGTATGGGCGACCGACATTTTCGCCTATTTCGTCGGCCGCGCTGTTGGCGGCCCGAAGCTGGCGCCGTCGATTTCACCCGGCAAGACAAGGAGCGGCGCGCTTGGCGGCGCTGCCGGCGGCGTGATCGCTGGCCTGCTTTTGGCTGCTGCTGCCGGAGCCGGCAATCTTGGCGTCCTTGGCCTGGTTGCGCTGGTGCTGTCGATCGTCTCCCAGGCCGGAGACCTCTTCGAATCCTGGGTCAAGCGCCGTCACGGCCGCAAGGATTCCGGCGTACTGATACCGGGCCATGGCGGCGTCATGGATAGGGTGGACGGGCTTGTCGCGGCGGCTTTGGCCCTATACGTCATCGGGTGGATTTCGGCGACCGCCGACCATCCGGCGCAGGGGCTGTTTCCGGCTTGA
- a CDS encoding isoprenyl transferase, with the protein MATPAHVAIIMDGNGRWAKARGMPRLAGHRAGVEALRKTVRAAPGLGISFLTVYAFSSENWSRPKSEVSDLMGLLKLFIRRDLAELHQSGVRVRIIGDRAGLQPDIRGLLEEAESLTSGNEALTLIIAFNYGGRDEIVRTARKLAAAVARGELDSEAITAESFAGALDTEGIPDPELVIRTSGELRLSNFLLWQAAYSELVFLPCYWPDFSREHLADALRDFAGRERRFGGLAAQDVAS; encoded by the coding sequence ATGGCAACGCCCGCGCATGTCGCGATCATAATGGATGGAAACGGACGCTGGGCCAAGGCACGCGGCATGCCGCGGCTTGCCGGCCACCGCGCCGGCGTTGAGGCGCTGCGCAAGACGGTACGTGCCGCTCCAGGTCTCGGCATCTCGTTCCTGACCGTCTACGCCTTCTCTTCGGAAAACTGGTCGCGGCCGAAATCCGAAGTCAGCGACCTAATGGGCTTGTTGAAGCTGTTCATCCGCCGCGATCTTGCAGAACTGCATCAGAGCGGTGTCCGGGTCAGAATCATCGGCGACAGGGCAGGGCTTCAGCCTGACATCAGGGGCCTGCTGGAAGAGGCCGAATCGCTGACATCGGGCAACGAGGCGCTGACCCTGATCATCGCCTTCAACTATGGCGGACGCGACGAGATCGTGCGCACGGCGCGCAAGCTCGCCGCAGCCGTGGCGCGCGGCGAACTCGACAGCGAGGCGATCACAGCCGAGTCCTTTGCCGGCGCTCTCGACACCGAAGGCATTCCCGACCCGGAGCTGGTCATCCGCACCAGCGGCGAGCTTCGGCTGTCGAACTTCCTGTTGTGGCAAGCAGCCTATAGCGAGCTCGTGTTCCTGCCTTGCTACTGGCCCGATTTCAGCCGCGAGCACCTGGCCGATGCTCTGCGCGATTTTGCCGGCCGCGAGCGTCGTTTTGGCGGGCTTGCCGCTCAAGACGTCGCTTCGTGA
- the frr gene encoding ribosome recycling factor yields the protein MSGEFDDLKRRMDGAIAAFRHDLASLRTGRASSNLLDAIQVQAYGTTMPINQVANVSVPEPRMISVSVWDKSMVGAVDRAIRESNLGFNPIVDGTNLRIPLPELNEQRRKELVKISHGYAENARVAVRHVRRDGMDFLKKAEKDGDISEDDHRKRSDQVQKLTDETISTIDHLLSDKEAEIMQV from the coding sequence ATGAGTGGTGAGTTCGACGATCTCAAGCGGCGCATGGATGGCGCGATCGCCGCGTTCAGGCACGACCTGGCTTCGCTCCGCACCGGCCGCGCCTCCAGCAACCTGCTCGATGCAATCCAGGTCCAGGCCTACGGCACAACCATGCCGATCAACCAGGTGGCGAACGTATCGGTGCCGGAGCCGCGCATGATCTCGGTCTCGGTCTGGGACAAATCGATGGTCGGCGCAGTCGATCGCGCCATCCGCGAATCCAATCTCGGCTTCAACCCGATCGTCGACGGCACCAATCTCAGGATTCCGCTGCCCGAGCTGAACGAACAGCGCCGCAAGGAGCTGGTCAAGATCTCGCATGGTTATGCAGAGAACGCCCGCGTCGCCGTGCGCCATGTCCGCCGCGACGGCATGGATTTTCTCAAGAAGGCGGAAAAGGACGGCGATATCAGCGAGGACGATCATCGCAAGCGCTCCGACCAGGTCCAGAAACTCACCGACGAGACGATCAGCACCATCGACCACCTGCTTTCCGATAAGGAAGCGGAAATAATGCAGGTTTAG
- the pyrH gene encoding UMP kinase, translated as MTAKPLYRRVLLKASGEALMGEQHFGIDVSVVDRIAADIAEARALGIEVGVVIGGGNIFRGVAVASKGGDRVTGDHMGMLATIINSLALRTSLNKIGVDAVVLSAIAMPELCESFSQRQATAYMNQGKVVIFAGGTGNPFFTTDSAAALRAAEIGADALFKGTQVDGVYSADPKKDPNATRYERISHAEVINKGLSIMDTAAIALARENNIPIIVYSIHEKGGFGDILRGGGRCTVVADD; from the coding sequence ATGACGGCAAAGCCCCTCTACCGACGTGTCTTGCTGAAAGCGTCGGGCGAAGCGTTGATGGGCGAACAGCATTTCGGCATCGATGTCTCGGTCGTCGATCGCATCGCCGCCGACATCGCCGAGGCCCGCGCCTTGGGCATCGAGGTCGGCGTCGTCATCGGCGGCGGCAACATCTTTCGCGGCGTGGCCGTTGCGTCCAAGGGCGGCGACCGCGTCACAGGCGACCACATGGGCATGCTCGCCACCATCATCAACTCGCTGGCGTTGCGTACCTCGCTCAACAAGATCGGCGTCGACGCCGTGGTGCTGTCGGCCATCGCCATGCCCGAGCTTTGCGAGAGCTTTTCGCAGCGCCAGGCAACCGCCTACATGAACCAGGGCAAGGTCGTCATTTTCGCCGGCGGCACCGGCAATCCATTCTTCACCACCGATTCGGCTGCAGCCCTGCGCGCCGCGGAGATCGGCGCCGACGCGCTGTTCAAGGGCACCCAGGTCGACGGTGTCTATTCGGCCGATCCCAAGAAGGATCCGAACGCGACGCGCTACGAGCGCATCAGCCATGCCGAAGTCATCAACAAAGGCCTTTCGATCATGGATACGGCCGCGATAGCACTTGCGCGCGAAAACAACATTCCGATAATCGTCTATTCGATCCACGAAAAGGGTGGTTTTGGCGACATTCTGAGGGGCGGTGGCCGCTGTACGGTCGTCGCGGACGACTGA
- a CDS encoding aldo/keto reductase: MTMTYYSLGNSGLRVSRLALGTMTFGTAWGWGADKETASAMFDAYVEAGGNFFDTADLYTDGTSEAWLGEFVAERGLRDRAVIATKFTMNAEPGNPNAGGNGRKNIMRAVDASLRRLGTDYIDLYLLHVWDRLTPAEEVMRTLDDLVRAGKVRHIGLSDVPAWYAGRAQAIAELRGYEPVSALQLEYSLVERTIEHEFVPFGTRHGAGIMVWSPLASGLLSGKYRPTQIGNVGRLDGFRNTTHPGFQKFTERNWTIVAELENVAVELGRSMPQVALNWVATQPGVAAVILGATRLGQLQDNLGALDFSIPTVLRERLDSVSWSPAPFPHSYFGSEIQTRVTGGVVTGDKPSGYAPPVIVEGEPVSITSS, translated from the coding sequence ATGACGATGACTTATTACAGCCTCGGCAACAGCGGCCTCCGGGTTAGCCGACTGGCGCTGGGCACGATGACCTTCGGCACCGCTTGGGGTTGGGGAGCGGACAAGGAAACCGCGAGCGCAATGTTCGACGCCTATGTCGAGGCGGGCGGCAATTTCTTCGACACCGCCGACCTTTATACCGACGGCACCAGCGAGGCCTGGCTGGGCGAATTCGTGGCCGAGCGCGGACTGCGCGACAGAGCCGTGATCGCCACCAAGTTCACCATGAATGCGGAACCCGGCAATCCGAACGCCGGCGGCAACGGGCGCAAGAACATCATGCGCGCGGTCGACGCTTCGCTCAGGCGGTTGGGCACGGACTATATCGACCTCTATCTCCTGCATGTCTGGGACAGGTTGACGCCGGCCGAGGAGGTCATGCGCACGCTGGATGATCTCGTCCGAGCGGGCAAGGTGCGCCATATCGGCCTGTCCGACGTGCCGGCCTGGTATGCCGGCCGGGCGCAGGCGATTGCTGAATTGCGCGGCTACGAGCCGGTGTCAGCCTTGCAGCTCGAATATTCCCTCGTCGAGCGCACGATCGAGCACGAATTCGTGCCTTTCGGCACGCGCCACGGGGCAGGCATCATGGTGTGGAGCCCGCTGGCCAGCGGGCTGCTTAGCGGCAAATACCGCCCAACCCAGATCGGAAATGTTGGCCGGCTCGATGGCTTCCGCAACACCACCCATCCTGGATTCCAGAAATTCACGGAGCGCAATTGGACGATCGTGGCCGAACTCGAAAACGTTGCGGTCGAGCTCGGCCGCAGCATGCCCCAGGTCGCGCTCAACTGGGTGGCGACACAGCCGGGCGTCGCTGCCGTCATCCTGGGAGCGACGAGGCTCGGTCAGCTGCAGGACAATCTCGGAGCGCTGGACTTCTCGATCCCCACCGTTCTTAGGGAGCGGCTGGATTCGGTCAGCTGGTCCCCGGCGCCATTTCCCCATTCCTATTTCGGTTCAGAGATACAGACACGCGTCACCGGCGGCGTCGTGACCGGCGACAAGCCTTCCGGCTATGCGCCGCCGGTGATTGTCGAGGGCGAGCCCGTCAGCATCACCAGCAGTTGA
- a CDS encoding nuclear transport factor 2 family protein codes for MNALKNATFAAGIALAPVDAGGAEPSRQMAYADERAVIRIADAIDRAVDAQDWKLARSYFADSVSVDFSSLSGQPPATIASDDLIGTWAANLRGSKTSLHLRTNHQVVIDGDRATVSSNGYAWNRMEGNGDPLWEVWGTYEHRLGRSGVGWTVDGFTFRMTHERGNPWVKTTPGQ; via the coding sequence ATGAATGCATTGAAGAATGCCACCTTCGCGGCGGGTATTGCGCTGGCGCCAGTCGATGCCGGCGGGGCTGAACCATCCCGGCAAATGGCGTACGCCGACGAGCGCGCCGTCATCCGCATCGCCGACGCCATCGACCGCGCTGTCGACGCTCAGGACTGGAAGCTCGCCCGCAGTTATTTTGCAGACAGCGTTTCCGTGGACTTCAGCAGCTTGAGCGGACAGCCTCCGGCCACCATCGCCTCGGACGACCTGATCGGAACCTGGGCAGCGAACCTCAGGGGCAGCAAGACAAGCCTGCATCTGCGCACCAACCACCAAGTCGTTATCGATGGCGACAGGGCGACGGTTTCCTCGAACGGCTATGCCTGGAACCGGATGGAAGGCAATGGCGACCCGCTTTGGGAAGTCTGGGGCACCTACGAGCACCGATTGGGCCGTTCCGGAGTGGGCTGGACAGTGGACGGCTTCACATTCCGCATGACGCATGAGCGCGGCAATCCCTGGGTCAAGACGACCCCCGGCCAGTGA
- a CDS encoding LysR family transcriptional regulator, with protein MHRDLLNHLPVVVAVARRGGFALAAAELGMSPSAVSHAVRLVEERVGQPLFARTTRSVSLTEAGKALVETAAPALQDIAERMDRIRGIKGRPAGLLRINASNIAIPLAVTPVVAAMAERYPDVTVEIFADQGLVDIVGEGFDAGIRLGEMIAQDMVTVRLTPAFNVVIVASPAYIGRHGRPGSVAELANHNCIGYRLVRSGALYRWDLSEGGKDVVVETRGTAIVTDSLAAIDLALAGVGLAYVFEPLARAHIAAGRLVQVLPQSAIDEPGLFLYFPRRAAMAPKLRAFIDTAQEIGRASLRTPGRKISSES; from the coding sequence ATGCATCGAGACCTTCTCAACCATCTGCCGGTCGTCGTCGCCGTTGCCCGGCGCGGCGGATTCGCGCTTGCCGCCGCCGAACTTGGCATGAGTCCGTCCGCGGTCAGCCATGCTGTGCGCCTCGTGGAGGAGCGAGTGGGCCAGCCCTTGTTCGCGCGCACGACGCGCAGCGTCTCGTTGACCGAAGCCGGCAAAGCGCTGGTGGAGACGGCCGCCCCTGCCCTCCAGGATATTGCTGAGCGGATGGATCGCATCCGCGGCATCAAGGGCCGGCCCGCTGGCCTGCTCAGGATCAACGCCTCCAATATCGCGATCCCCTTGGCGGTGACGCCCGTGGTCGCGGCGATGGCGGAGCGCTACCCAGATGTGACGGTCGAGATATTCGCCGACCAGGGTCTCGTCGATATCGTCGGAGAAGGGTTCGACGCCGGCATCAGACTAGGCGAGATGATTGCGCAGGACATGGTCACGGTCCGGCTCACGCCTGCCTTCAACGTCGTTATCGTTGCTTCGCCGGCATATATCGGACGGCATGGCCGCCCCGGCAGCGTGGCCGAACTCGCAAACCACAATTGCATTGGCTATCGGCTTGTCCGCAGCGGCGCCCTCTATCGCTGGGATCTGTCCGAGGGTGGCAAGGATGTCGTGGTGGAGACGCGCGGCACTGCCATCGTCACGGATTCGCTTGCCGCGATCGACCTGGCGCTTGCCGGGGTCGGCCTTGCCTATGTGTTCGAGCCGCTGGCGCGCGCCCACATCGCCGCGGGCCGCCTCGTGCAGGTTCTGCCGCAATCAGCCATCGATGAGCCGGGGCTGTTCCTCTATTTCCCGCGCCGCGCGGCGATGGCGCCGAAGCTCAGGGCCTTCATCGACACCGCACAAGAAATCGGCCGGGCATCCTTGCGGACACCCGGCCGAAAAATCTCTTCAGAAAGTTAG